A genomic window from Gemmatimonadaceae bacterium includes:
- a CDS encoding DnaB-like helicase C-terminal domain-containing protein, protein MRRVDLATDGQPSGDTVRTGFPSLDRALGGGLRRGDVVVIGGDVGSGKSALALAMAVRVAQGGVPVAFLTGEMTTERVMERALALEGRVRVDDLRSGKLDDLTRANVGAAAVRLRDRSPRVEPLPSASLDALRTRIRELACDLIVVDSLQALALGEGPQDELLASAMRALKAAALDLDVSVLVTAQLPKWERARADARPTLDDFGALGAVKQHADVVLALYREEMYAPGYGVEGATELLVRKNRNGTTGYVDLYFYKQWLRFEDMLDPDR, encoded by the coding sequence ATGCGGCGTGTGGACTTGGCCACCGACGGACAGCCGTCGGGGGACACGGTGCGCACGGGCTTCCCGAGCCTGGACCGGGCGCTGGGCGGCGGCCTGCGGCGCGGTGACGTGGTGGTGATCGGTGGCGACGTGGGCAGTGGCAAGTCGGCGCTGGCGCTGGCGATGGCGGTGCGGGTGGCGCAGGGCGGGGTGCCGGTGGCGTTCCTGACCGGCGAAATGACGACGGAGCGGGTGATGGAGCGCGCCCTGGCGCTCGAGGGTCGCGTGCGCGTGGACGACCTTCGCAGCGGCAAGCTCGATGACCTGACCCGCGCCAACGTGGGCGCGGCAGCGGTGCGCCTCCGCGACCGCTCGCCGCGCGTCGAGCCGTTGCCGAGCGCCTCGCTGGACGCGTTGCGCACGCGCATCCGCGAGCTGGCGTGCGATTTGATTGTCGTGGATTCGCTTCAGGCGCTGGCGTTGGGCGAGGGACCGCAGGACGAGCTGCTCGCCAGCGCAATGCGGGCGTTGAAGGCCGCGGCACTGGACCTCGACGTGAGCGTGCTGGTGACGGCACAGTTGCCCAAGTGGGAGCGGGCGCGCGCCGACGCGCGCCCGACGCTGGATGACTTCGGTGCCCTCGGCGCGGTGAAGCAGCACGCCGACGTGGTGCTAGCGCTGTATCGCGAGGAGATGTACGCGCCGGGCTACGGCGTGGAGGGTGCGACGGAACTGCTGGTGCGCAAGAACCGCAACGGCACGACCGGATATGTCGACCTGTATTTCTACAAGCAGTGGTTGCGCTTTGAGGATATGCTGGACCCCGACCGCTAG
- a CDS encoding tetratricopeptide repeat protein has protein sequence MRHSRLLLACALLALAAPAAEAQQRDPVARLEAARAANPRSVAALRALGVAYYKADRFAEARTVLDQARQLDPRDGVSALYAGLAAEGTQDYAGAKAAYEDYLKVGRSRRTRRDIQQRLVAIARLEVVASARAAVANEATLSQTPGDRRTIAVPPFKFSGPDAETLQPLERGFAELMITDLSRSAQLTVVERDRMQAIADEIRLGESDRVDAATAVRAGKLIRAGRLVNGSMVQTTGSELTIESNVIDVSTSELAAPVSVSNNLDNLFAMQKQLVLRVFEQLGVTLTPAERQLVDRQATTNLNAFLAYSRGLMAADDGRFEDASRYFQEARSLDPGFGAAGVRLQAAQAAAVGTQVTAATIEGGLQGTESQTVSSAQRGETVTPGTSNTLNTVSQNVNPPSVTPISNSDRNGNSQPPPPNVDQSTNGTGLDQPTPRTGTVTFILRRP, from the coding sequence ATGCGTCATTCCCGTCTGCTACTCGCCTGCGCCCTGCTCGCCCTCGCCGCCCCGGCAGCCGAGGCACAGCAGCGCGACCCCGTCGCCCGACTCGAGGCGGCGCGCGCGGCCAACCCGCGTAGCGTCGCGGCGCTGCGCGCGCTGGGCGTCGCGTACTACAAGGCCGATCGCTTCGCCGAGGCGCGCACCGTGCTGGATCAGGCACGCCAGCTTGATCCGCGCGACGGCGTGAGCGCGCTGTACGCCGGGCTCGCGGCGGAGGGCACGCAGGACTACGCGGGTGCGAAGGCGGCCTACGAGGATTACCTCAAGGTCGGCCGCTCGCGCCGCACGCGCAGGGACATCCAGCAGCGCCTTGTCGCGATTGCGCGGCTCGAGGTGGTGGCATCGGCGCGGGCGGCCGTCGCCAACGAGGCCACGCTCTCGCAGACGCCGGGTGACCGCCGCACGATCGCCGTGCCGCCGTTCAAGTTCTCCGGGCCGGATGCGGAGACGCTGCAACCGCTGGAGCGCGGCTTCGCCGAGCTGATGATCACCGACCTCTCGCGCTCAGCGCAGCTGACGGTCGTGGAGCGCGACCGGATGCAGGCGATCGCGGATGAAATCCGGCTGGGCGAGAGCGACCGCGTGGACGCGGCGACGGCGGTGCGGGCCGGCAAGCTGATTCGCGCCGGACGCCTGGTGAACGGCTCGATGGTGCAGACCACCGGCAGCGAGCTCACGATCGAATCGAACGTGATCGACGTGAGCACGTCCGAACTGGCGGCGCCGGTGTCGGTGTCGAACAACCTCGACAACCTGTTCGCGATGCAGAAGCAGTTGGTGCTGCGCGTGTTCGAGCAGCTCGGCGTGACGCTGACGCCGGCCGAGCGGCAGTTGGTGGACCGGCAGGCGACGACGAACCTGAACGCGTTCCTGGCGTACAGCCGCGGCCTGATGGCGGCGGACGACGGCCGCTTCGAGGACGCGTCGCGGTACTTCCAGGAAGCGCGGTCGCTGGACCCGGGCTTCGGCGCGGCGGGCGTCCGGCTGCAGGCGGCGCAGGCGGCGGCCGTGGGCACTCAGGTGACCGCAGCGACGATTGAAGGGGGACTGCAGGGGACGGAGTCGCAGACCGTGAGCAGCGCGCAGCGCGGCGAGACGGTCACGCCGGGCACGTCGAACACGCTCAACACGGTGTCGCAGAACGTGAACCCGCCGTCGGTGACACCGATCTCCAACTCGGACCGCAACGGCAACTCGCAACCGCCGCCGCCGAACGTGGACCAATCCACGAACGGCACCGGCCTTGACCAACCGACGCCGCGCACAGGCACGGTCACCTTCATTCTTCGCCGGCCGTAA
- a CDS encoding YebC/PmpR family DNA-binding transcriptional regulator, with protein MAGHSKWKQIKHYKAATDKKRGALFTKLLREITVAAKAGGGDPDGNPRLRTAIENAKAQSCPKENIERAVKKGTGELEGVEYQEVLYEAYGPGGVALMIQALTDNPTRTVAEVRAKLSRGGGNLGAVNSVAFMFDRKGQIFIPVEGRDEDGVMEQALEAGAEDFVREDEQFVVSTAPADLHAVKQALEAAGLVASEAELTWVPKSNVRVEGENASQLIKLMEQLEDLDDVQKVDANFDMDMSEMSA; from the coding sequence ATGGCCGGCCACAGTAAGTGGAAACAGATCAAGCACTACAAGGCCGCCACGGACAAGAAGCGTGGCGCGCTGTTCACCAAGCTGCTGCGGGAAATCACCGTCGCGGCGAAGGCCGGTGGCGGCGACCCTGACGGCAATCCGCGGCTGCGCACGGCGATCGAGAACGCCAAGGCGCAGTCCTGTCCCAAGGAGAACATCGAGCGCGCCGTCAAGAAGGGCACCGGCGAGCTCGAGGGCGTGGAGTATCAGGAAGTGCTGTACGAGGCCTACGGGCCGGGCGGCGTGGCCCTGATGATCCAGGCGCTGACCGACAACCCGACGCGCACGGTGGCGGAAGTCCGCGCCAAGCTCTCGCGCGGCGGCGGCAACCTCGGCGCGGTGAACTCGGTGGCATTTATGTTCGACCGCAAGGGCCAGATCTTCATTCCCGTCGAGGGCCGTGACGAGGACGGCGTGATGGAGCAGGCGCTGGAGGCCGGCGCCGAGGACTTCGTGCGCGAGGACGAGCAGTTCGTGGTGTCCACTGCGCCGGCCGACCTGCACGCGGTGAAGCAGGCGCTCGAGGCTGCGGGGCTGGTCGCGTCGGAAGCAGAGCTGACCTGGGTGCCGAAGAGCAACGTGCGCGTGGAAGGCGAGAACGCGTCACAGTTGATCAAGCTGATGGAGCAGCTCGAGGACCTCGACGACGTGCAGAAGGTGGACGCCAACTTCGATATGGATATGTCGGAGATGTCGGCGTGA
- the ruvC gene encoding crossover junction endodeoxyribonuclease RuvC: MCRRCRREAARRRVVLILGIDPGTAVTGYGVVRAGATPVLVECGVIRTKAEWPLPRRLKDIADGVRELLARHKPQAMAVEAAFYAKNVRTTLVLGHARGVILLAGEEAGVEIHEYPPAEIKKAVVGAGAATKLQVQLMIAQHLRLKTPPQPSDAADGVAAALTCAMRIGTQRALAGARGIGPLLRRVSAARTGTGATAATGRRSK, translated from the coding sequence ATATGTCGGAGATGTCGGCGTGAAGCGGCGCGCCGGCGCGTCGTGCTGATCCTCGGCATTGACCCCGGCACCGCCGTGACCGGCTACGGCGTGGTGCGCGCAGGCGCGACGCCCGTGCTCGTGGAATGCGGCGTGATTCGCACCAAGGCCGAATGGCCACTGCCGCGGCGCCTGAAGGACATCGCCGACGGTGTGCGTGAGCTTCTGGCGCGCCACAAGCCGCAGGCGATGGCGGTGGAAGCGGCGTTCTACGCCAAGAACGTGCGCACGACGCTGGTGCTCGGTCACGCCCGCGGCGTCATCCTGCTCGCGGGCGAGGAGGCCGGCGTGGAGATTCACGAATATCCGCCGGCCGAGATCAAGAAGGCCGTGGTCGGCGCCGGTGCCGCCACCAAGCTCCAGGTGCAACTGATGATCGCGCAGCATCTCCGTCTGAAGACGCCCCCGCAACCGAGCGACGCTGCCGACGGCGTCGCCGCCGCGCTCACCTGTGCGATGCGGATTGGCACGCAGCGGGCGCTGGCGGGCGCTCGCGGAATCGGGCCGCTGCTGCGCAGGGTGTCCGCAGCGCGCACTGGGACCGGCGCGACCGCCGCGACGGGACGGAGGTCCAAGTGA
- the ruvA gene encoding Holliday junction branch migration protein RuvA has translation MIARLDGTLASHGLDRIELRTSGGVTYEVMVPLSVLESLPRAGGEIALHTAMVVREDAWTLYGFASADERKLFQRLMGTTGVGPALAMNLLSTLTGERLVRAVREGDLATLTRVPRVGKKLAERLVLELRDKLEGPVEAGAGKAAPSGGASADAVRALVALGYQAADAERAVRSALDGAPSGETTADLIRRSLAALAK, from the coding sequence GTGATCGCCCGCCTCGACGGCACGCTGGCCTCGCACGGACTGGATCGCATCGAGCTGCGCACCAGCGGTGGCGTCACCTACGAGGTGATGGTGCCGCTGAGCGTGCTCGAATCCCTGCCCCGCGCGGGCGGTGAGATTGCGCTGCACACGGCGATGGTCGTGCGCGAGGATGCGTGGACGCTGTACGGCTTCGCCAGCGCCGACGAGCGCAAGCTGTTCCAGCGGCTGATGGGCACCACGGGCGTGGGGCCGGCGCTGGCGATGAATCTCCTGAGCACGCTCACCGGCGAGCGGTTGGTGCGCGCCGTGCGCGAGGGCGATTTGGCGACGCTCACGCGCGTGCCGCGGGTGGGCAAGAAGTTGGCCGAGCGCCTGGTGCTGGAGCTGCGCGACAAGCTCGAGGGCCCGGTGGAGGCCGGCGCGGGCAAGGCGGCGCCGAGCGGCGGCGCCAGCGCCGACGCGGTCCGTGCGCTCGTGGCCCTGGGCTATCAGGCCGCCGACGCCGAGCGCGCCGTGCGCAGTGCGCTGGACGGGGCACCGAGCGGCGAGACGACGGCCGACCTGATCCGCCGTTCGCTGGCCGCCCTCGCGAAGTAG
- the ruvB gene encoding Holliday junction branch migration DNA helicase RuvB, with protein MSRPEITTPEALTDESVVELSLRPQRLAEFIGQGKVKDALRIYIDAATARQEPLDHTLLFGPPGLGKTTLAELIAREMGVNIHTTSGPALEKPGDLVGTLTNLRAGDILFIDEIHRLRPVIDEFLYPAMEDSKIDIRLSEGPKAQTITMPIERFTLIGATTRLGMLTAPLRARFGIELRLNYYPAEEVEEIVHRTAAVIGSQVDAAGASELARRARGTPRVANRLLRRVRDYAQVKADGHITREVAREALAMLDVDEFGLDEMDTRLLRAIIEKFDGGPVGVGTIAAAVGEDAETLEEVYEPFLVQNGLLQRSPRGRMATAQAYRHLGYPPPNRPADAQPELF; from the coding sequence ATGTCGCGCCCCGAGATCACCACGCCCGAGGCCCTCACCGACGAGTCGGTGGTGGAGCTGTCGCTGCGCCCGCAGCGGCTGGCTGAGTTCATCGGGCAGGGCAAGGTGAAGGACGCGCTGCGCATTTACATCGACGCGGCGACGGCGCGGCAGGAGCCGCTGGATCACACGCTGCTCTTCGGCCCGCCGGGGCTGGGCAAGACGACGCTGGCCGAGCTGATCGCGCGCGAGATGGGCGTGAACATCCACACCACCAGCGGGCCGGCGCTGGAGAAGCCGGGGGACCTGGTGGGCACGCTGACGAACCTGCGCGCCGGCGACATCCTGTTCATCGACGAGATCCATCGCCTGCGGCCGGTGATCGACGAGTTCCTGTATCCGGCGATGGAAGACTCGAAGATCGACATCCGGCTCAGCGAGGGCCCGAAGGCGCAGACGATCACGATGCCGATCGAGCGCTTCACGCTCATCGGCGCGACGACGCGCCTCGGGATGCTGACGGCGCCGCTGCGCGCGCGCTTCGGCATCGAGCTGCGGCTCAACTACTATCCGGCCGAAGAAGTGGAGGAGATCGTGCATCGCACGGCGGCCGTGATTGGCTCCCAGGTGGACGCGGCCGGGGCCAGCGAGCTGGCGCGGCGGGCACGTGGGACACCGCGTGTGGCCAACCGCTTGCTGCGCCGGGTGCGCGACTATGCACAGGTGAAGGCCGACGGCCACATCACGCGCGAGGTGGCGCGCGAGGCGCTGGCGATGCTCGACGTGGACGAGTTCGGCCTCGACGAGATGGACACGCGGCTGCTGCGTGCCATCATCGAGAAGTTCGATGGCGGCCCGGTCGGCGTGGGGACAATCGCCGCAGCGGTAGGCGAGGACGCCGAGACGCTGGAGGAGGTGTACGAGCCCTTCCTCGTGCAGAACGGCCTGCTGCAGCGCAGCCCGCGCGGCCGGATGGCCACGGCGCAGGCATACCGGCACCTGGGGTACCCGCCGCCGAACAGACCGGCGGACGCGCAGCCCGAGCTGTTCTGA
- the queA gene encoding tRNA preQ1(34) S-adenosylmethionine ribosyltransferase-isomerase QueA — protein MPRGLLTSDYDFALPLDRIAQAPAARRDESRLMVLDRAGGTIAHHRFRELPKFLREGDTLTLNTTRVFKARLLGTRDSGAPAEVLLLKEAPQARWEAMVQPGNKLKPGRVVTFSEGFTAEMGEPTERGTRLVRLRVEGARAGDRAAERVAIAAHGHVPLPPYIERGDTASDLERYQTVYARQEGSVAAPTAGLHFTPELLAALETQGVRRAEVLLHVGAGTFKPVEVEDPSQHEMHEEWYDVSEETASALTATRRAGHRVGAVGTTALRTLETVWREDGHYAAGSGETRIFIRPPAVVRSADVLITNFHLPRSTLLMLVAAFAGYEFTMEAYATAVREGYRFYSYGDAMLIL, from the coding sequence ATGCCCCGCGGTCTCCTCACCTCCGACTACGACTTCGCGTTGCCGCTGGACCGCATCGCGCAGGCGCCGGCCGCGCGTCGCGACGAGAGCCGCCTGATGGTGCTGGACCGTGCTGGCGGCACAATCGCGCATCACCGCTTCCGTGAGCTTCCCAAGTTTCTGCGCGAGGGCGACACGCTCACGCTCAACACGACGCGCGTCTTCAAGGCGCGGCTGCTCGGCACTCGCGACTCTGGCGCACCGGCGGAAGTGTTGTTGCTCAAGGAGGCCCCGCAGGCGCGCTGGGAAGCGATGGTGCAGCCGGGCAACAAGCTGAAGCCGGGTCGAGTGGTGACGTTTTCGGAGGGATTCACCGCCGAGATGGGCGAGCCGACGGAGCGCGGCACGCGGCTCGTGCGGCTGCGCGTCGAGGGCGCGCGGGCGGGCGATCGGGCCGCCGAGCGCGTGGCGATCGCGGCGCACGGCCACGTGCCGCTGCCGCCGTACATCGAGCGCGGCGACACCGCCAGCGACCTCGAGCGCTACCAGACCGTGTATGCGCGGCAGGAGGGTTCGGTGGCCGCGCCGACGGCCGGCCTGCACTTCACGCCGGAACTGCTCGCCGCGCTGGAGACGCAGGGCGTGAGGCGGGCGGAGGTGCTGCTGCACGTCGGCGCCGGAACGTTCAAGCCGGTGGAGGTGGAGGATCCGTCGCAGCACGAGATGCACGAGGAGTGGTACGACGTGAGCGAGGAGACCGCGTCCGCGCTCACGGCGACGCGCCGTGCGGGGCACCGCGTGGGCGCCGTGGGCACTACGGCGCTGCGCACGCTTGAGACCGTGTGGCGGGAGGATGGGCACTACGCCGCGGGCAGCGGCGAGACGCGGATCTTCATCCGCCCGCCGGCGGTGGTGCGCTCGGCGGATGTGCTGATCACCAACTTCCACCTGCCCCGCTCCACCCTGCTGATGCTGGTGGCGGCCTTCGCCGGTTACGAGTTCACGATGGAGGCCTACGCGACCGCCGTGCGCGAGGGCTACCGGTTCTACTCCTACGGCGATGCGATGCTGATTCTGTAG
- the yajC gene encoding preprotein translocase subunit YajC, translated as MPISIFLQATPAAPTGGSALAPFLFQIGAIFAIFYFLMIRPQQKQRKAHEAAILAMKKGDQVVTAGGIVGEVVHIKDNARDGKPGPSLQDHITVRSGESKLIVVRSRIASVGGSEPAA; from the coding sequence ATGCCCATTTCGATTTTCCTGCAGGCCACTCCAGCTGCCCCGACTGGCGGCTCCGCGCTCGCGCCGTTCCTGTTCCAGATCGGCGCCATCTTCGCGATCTTCTACTTCCTGATGATCCGTCCGCAGCAGAAGCAGCGGAAGGCGCACGAAGCGGCGATCCTCGCGATGAAGAAGGGTGACCAGGTGGTCACCGCCGGCGGCATCGTCGGTGAAGTGGTGCACATCAAAGACAACGCACGCGACGGCAAGCCGGGCCCGTCGCTGCAGGACCACATCACCGTGCGCAGCGGCGAGTCCAAGCTGATCGTCGTGCGCAGCCGCATCGCTTCCGTGGGCGGCAGCGAGCCCGCCGCGTAG
- the def gene encoding peptide deformylase, which translates to MAVLPITVLGSPVLREVTTPVTEVTDELRRLAADMLETMRAADGVGLAAPQVGRSERLCVVEVGEVTAVLFNPEIIAREGKIKWEEGCLSIPDVFGWVERSAYVKVRALGLDGQPFELEGRELLAVCIQHELDHLDGKLFLDHLSFLNRRRAMSAWDEEKVKYPKLVRVLPAKAPGRKTEDERSAAAGAEHHDAL; encoded by the coding sequence ATGGCCGTCCTCCCGATCACCGTCCTCGGCAGCCCCGTCCTGCGCGAAGTCACCACGCCGGTGACGGAGGTGACGGACGAGCTGCGCAGGCTCGCCGCCGATATGCTCGAGACGATGCGCGCCGCCGACGGCGTCGGCCTCGCCGCGCCGCAGGTCGGCCGCAGCGAGCGCCTGTGCGTCGTCGAGGTCGGCGAGGTAACGGCGGTGCTGTTCAACCCCGAGATCATCGCGCGCGAGGGGAAGATCAAGTGGGAGGAAGGTTGCCTCTCGATCCCCGACGTGTTCGGTTGGGTGGAGCGCTCGGCTTACGTGAAGGTCCGCGCGCTGGGTCTCGATGGACAGCCCTTTGAACTCGAAGGCCGCGAGCTGCTTGCGGTGTGCATCCAGCACGAGCTCGACCACTTGGACGGCAAGCTCTTCCTCGACCATCTCAGCTTCTTGAACCGCCGCCGCGCGATGAGTGCCTGGGACGAGGAGAAGGTGAAGTATCCGAAGTTGGTCAGGGTGCTTCCGGCGAAGGCGCCGGGACGGAAGACTGAAGACGAAAGGAGTGCGGCCGCAGGCGCGGAGCATCACGACGCGTTATAG